The following are encoded together in the Thermus filiformis genome:
- the speD gene encoding S-adenosylmethionine decarboxylase, whose product MTEAGVPGGRYVAEIYGCDLDVLENPKMVEAALVDAVMRLGAPRDSVQTISYKFHPQGLSAAVMSPVAAAMIHTWPEDNASATLDLYFYREGVDPEEVLRGLSRAFGAKEESAFRYWRGEHAIRRRAFGKGG is encoded by the coding sequence GTGACGGAGGCGGGCGTTCCCGGAGGCCGGTACGTGGCCGAGATCTACGGCTGCGACCTGGACGTTTTGGAAAACCCCAAGATGGTGGAGGCGGCCCTGGTGGACGCGGTGATGCGGCTCGGGGCCCCCAGGGACTCGGTGCAGACCATCTCCTATAAGTTCCACCCCCAGGGCCTCTCCGCCGCGGTGATGAGCCCGGTGGCCGCGGCGATGATCCACACCTGGCCGGAGGACAACGCCTCCGCCACCTTGGACCTCTACTTCTACCGGGAAGGGGTGGACCCGGAGGAGGTCCTGCGGGGCCTCTCCCGGGCCTTCGGGGCAAAGGAGGAATCGGCCTTCCGGTACTGGCGTGGGGAGCACGCCATCCGGAGGCGGGCCTTCGGAAAAGGAGGGTAA
- the speE gene encoding polyamine aminopropyltransferase, with product MDYGMYFFEHITPYETMVRRMERVIASGRTQYQDYFLFETRGFGKVLVLDKDVQSTEKDEYIYHETLVHPAMLAHAEPRTVLIVGGGEGATLREVLKHPTVERAVMVDIDGELVEIAKAHMPEWHQGAFEDPRSVLVIEDARAYLERTQERYDVVLIDLTDPVGEDNPARMLYTVEFYDLVRRHLNPGGVMGMQAGMIMLTHHRVHPVVHRTVREVFRYVRSYKNHIPGFYLNFGFLLASDAFDPAAFSEGTIEARILERNLALRHLTAPYLEAMFVLPKDLEEAIRSEEMVSTDQNPFYLTPEGEARQAPYPKW from the coding sequence ATGGACTACGGGATGTACTTCTTTGAGCACATCACGCCCTACGAGACCATGGTCCGGCGGATGGAGCGGGTCATCGCCTCCGGCCGGACCCAGTACCAGGACTACTTCCTCTTTGAAACCCGGGGCTTCGGAAAGGTTCTGGTCCTGGACAAGGACGTGCAGAGCACGGAAAAGGACGAGTACATCTACCACGAGACCTTGGTCCACCCAGCCATGCTGGCCCACGCGGAGCCCAGGACCGTCCTGATCGTGGGGGGCGGGGAGGGGGCCACCCTCAGGGAGGTGCTCAAGCACCCCACGGTGGAGCGGGCGGTCATGGTGGACATAGACGGGGAGCTGGTGGAGATCGCCAAGGCCCACATGCCGGAGTGGCACCAGGGGGCGTTTGAGGACCCCCGGAGCGTCCTGGTGATCGAGGACGCCCGGGCCTACCTCGAGCGCACCCAGGAGCGGTACGACGTCGTCCTGATTGACCTGACCGACCCCGTGGGGGAGGACAACCCCGCCCGGATGCTGTACACGGTGGAGTTTTACGACCTGGTGCGGCGGCACCTGAACCCCGGCGGGGTGATGGGGATGCAGGCGGGGATGATCATGCTCACCCACCACCGGGTCCACCCGGTGGTCCACCGCACGGTGCGGGAGGTCTTCCGGTACGTCCGGAGCTACAAGAACCACATCCCGGGCTTCTACCTGAACTTCGGCTTCCTCCTGGCCTCGGACGCCTTTGACCCCGCCGCCTTCTCCGAGGGGACGATAGAGGCCCGCATCCTGGAGCGGAACCTGGCCCTGAGGCACCTCACCGCCCCCTACCTCGAGGCCATGTTCGTCCTGCCCAAGGACCTGGAGGAGGCCATCCGCTCGGAGGAGATGGTCTCCACCGACCAGAACCCCTTCTACCTCACCCCCGAGGGCGAGGCCCGGCAGGCCCCCTACCCGAAGTGGTAG
- a CDS encoding DNA translocase FtsK: MAKGKARKQTPNRDLEALGLFLVSLGAFLLTGAFPNLTGAVGAWVHDLLYRPLGLLGYAPSLALLAAGGSLLLSRPPGRVLRHLGFLLLLLLSLLPFLGEALGGLGQAAKALLTERLGALAYLFSALLTLALLDLWAHRPPLKTLLQALKLGVEGVRRGRLWLKTLLLRGRLSALARLYPDHPALLALAKNLSPKELPKVEEALRAFIRERVADLEAAIRAEARPLEPELKALAQGLEKPLPGRGPLREALEERRAALLLEAQALWARLGRLSEPVRLPPSLSGLRRGLKERERRRALWAELSGLLEDLKERAQAFALWLPFLEKGEKVQAEALKALLTSRPPSAVPATPEEEPALPSLEVALEPSWEPPRAQEAPPAPEPEPEAEPAPQPPGPASTALALPTPDLLDPPAPQAKDGRSEEEARRLAQVIDETLREFGVEARVVGFARGPSVTRYEILPAPGEKISRIANLQNDLARALAAGSVRVEAPIPGKNVIGLEVPNARRELVRFSEALLSQSYQSAQALLPLILGKSIEGEVWVRDLAKMPHLLIAGSTGSGKSVAINTLIMSLLYKHLPTRLRFLMVDPKMVELTPYEGIPHLIRPVVTNPEEAAGVLLGAVGHMERRYRMMSQVGARNLEQYNQKVQAEGGEALPYVVIVVDELADLMITAPKEVEQAILRLAQMARATGMHLILATQRPSVDILTSLIKVNIPARMAFAVSSQFDSRTILDTQGAERLIGQGDFLFYQPGLAKPVRLQAPYLSEEEVHRVAGFLRGQSFEDRFAEAYAQDFEPPRTESAGPGEVDFSDPLLRKAAEIVVEEGYGSVSRLQRRLSIGHARAGKLMDALEAMGIVGPHQGSKPREVLVTKDQLKDYFGG, from the coding sequence ATGGCGAAGGGCAAGGCCCGCAAGCAGACCCCCAACCGCGACCTCGAGGCCCTGGGCCTGTTCCTGGTGAGCCTGGGGGCCTTCCTCCTCACTGGAGCCTTCCCCAACCTCACGGGGGCGGTGGGGGCCTGGGTGCACGACCTCCTCTACCGCCCCCTCGGGCTCCTGGGCTACGCCCCCAGCCTGGCCCTCCTCGCCGCCGGGGGAAGCCTCCTCCTCTCCCGGCCCCCGGGGCGGGTCCTGAGGCACCTGGGCTTCCTCCTCCTTCTCCTTCTAAGCCTCCTCCCCTTCCTGGGGGAGGCCCTGGGCGGGCTGGGCCAGGCGGCGAAAGCCCTGCTGACGGAGCGGCTGGGGGCGCTCGCCTACCTCTTCTCCGCTCTTTTGACCCTCGCCCTCCTGGACCTCTGGGCCCACCGCCCCCCTTTGAAGACCCTTCTCCAGGCCCTGAAGCTGGGGGTGGAGGGGGTCCGGCGGGGCCGGCTCTGGCTCAAGACCCTCCTCCTTAGAGGCCGGCTCTCCGCCCTGGCCCGGCTCTACCCCGACCACCCCGCCCTGCTGGCCTTGGCCAAGAACCTCTCCCCCAAGGAGCTTCCCAAGGTGGAGGAGGCCCTGAGGGCCTTCATCCGGGAGCGGGTCGCGGACCTCGAAGCGGCCATCCGGGCCGAGGCCCGGCCCCTGGAGCCCGAGCTCAAGGCCTTGGCCCAGGGCCTGGAAAAGCCCCTGCCGGGCCGGGGCCCCCTGCGGGAGGCCCTGGAGGAACGGCGGGCCGCCCTCCTCCTGGAGGCCCAGGCGCTCTGGGCGAGGCTGGGCCGCCTCTCGGAGCCCGTCCGGCTCCCCCCAAGCCTTTCCGGCCTCCGGCGGGGGCTTAAGGAGCGGGAGAGGAGGCGGGCGCTGTGGGCGGAGCTTTCCGGCCTTTTGGAGGACCTGAAGGAGCGGGCCCAGGCCTTCGCCCTCTGGCTCCCCTTCCTGGAGAAGGGGGAGAAGGTGCAGGCGGAGGCGCTCAAGGCCCTCCTCACCTCCCGCCCCCCCAGCGCCGTGCCCGCCACGCCGGAGGAGGAGCCCGCCCTGCCCTCCTTGGAGGTCGCGCTCGAGCCAAGCTGGGAGCCCCCAAGGGCCCAGGAAGCCCCCCCGGCCCCGGAGCCCGAACCGGAGGCCGAACCGGCCCCCCAGCCCCCCGGCCCGGCCTCCACCGCCCTCGCCCTCCCCACCCCCGACCTCCTGGACCCCCCCGCCCCCCAGGCCAAAGACGGCCGGAGCGAGGAGGAGGCGCGCCGGCTGGCCCAGGTGATTGACGAGACCCTGAGGGAGTTCGGGGTGGAGGCCAGGGTGGTGGGCTTCGCCCGCGGCCCCTCCGTGACCCGGTACGAGATCCTCCCCGCCCCCGGGGAGAAGATCAGCCGCATCGCCAACCTGCAAAACGACCTGGCCCGGGCCCTGGCGGCGGGGAGCGTGCGGGTGGAGGCCCCCATCCCGGGAAAGAACGTCATCGGCCTAGAAGTCCCCAACGCCAGGCGGGAGCTGGTCCGCTTCTCCGAGGCCCTCCTCTCCCAAAGCTACCAAAGCGCCCAGGCCCTTTTGCCCCTGATCCTGGGCAAGAGCATAGAGGGGGAGGTCTGGGTGCGGGACCTGGCCAAGATGCCCCACCTCCTCATCGCGGGCTCCACGGGCAGCGGAAAGAGCGTGGCCATCAACACCCTGATCATGAGCCTCCTCTACAAGCACCTTCCCACCCGGCTCCGCTTCCTGATGGTGGACCCCAAGATGGTGGAGCTCACCCCCTACGAGGGCATCCCCCACCTGATCCGGCCCGTGGTGACCAACCCCGAGGAGGCGGCAGGGGTGCTTCTGGGGGCGGTGGGGCACATGGAGAGGCGGTACCGGATGATGAGCCAGGTGGGGGCGAGGAACCTGGAGCAGTACAACCAGAAGGTCCAGGCGGAAGGGGGGGAGGCCCTGCCCTACGTGGTCATCGTGGTGGACGAGCTGGCGGACCTGATGATCACCGCCCCCAAGGAGGTGGAGCAGGCCATTTTGCGCCTGGCCCAGATGGCCCGGGCCACGGGCATGCACCTCATCCTGGCCACCCAGCGGCCCAGCGTGGACATCCTCACCAGCCTGATCAAGGTCAACATCCCCGCCCGCATGGCCTTCGCCGTCTCCAGCCAGTTTGACTCCCGCACCATCCTGGACACCCAGGGGGCGGAGCGGCTCATCGGCCAGGGGGACTTCCTCTTCTACCAGCCGGGCCTGGCCAAGCCGGTCCGCCTCCAGGCCCCCTACCTCTCGGAGGAGGAGGTCCACCGGGTGGCGGGCTTCCTGCGGGGGCAGAGCTTTGAGGACCGCTTCGCCGAGGCCTACGCCCAGGACTTTGAACCCCCCCGGACGGAGAGCGCAGGCCCGGGAGAGGTGGACTTCTCCGACCCCCTCTTGAGGAAGGCGGCGGAGATCGTGGTGGAGGAGGGGTACGGCTCGGTGAGCCGCCTGCAAAGGCGGCTCTCCATCGGCCACGCCCGGGCCGGGAAGCTCATGGACGCCCTCGAGGCCATGGGCATCGTGGGCCCCCACCAGGGCTCCAAGCCCCGGGAGGTGCTCGTCACCAAGGACCAGCTCAAGGACTACTTCGGCGGATAG
- a CDS encoding OmpH family outer membrane protein produces MKRFALFLAALGLLATPLVAQNRTTPSRVGFVDAEALIQGHPDFKKVQDVQAQARKELQPLEDKLKPLDQKVKTGTASAKEQQDYQTLLQTYQTALKKWQDRQAQALKPITEEIDQAIAKVAKAQGFSVVMSKQVAAQSGLVVYADDDTDLTQAVLKEIRK; encoded by the coding sequence ATGAAACGGTTCGCCCTATTTCTCGCGGCCCTCGGCCTTTTGGCCACCCCCCTGGTGGCCCAGAACCGGACCACCCCCAGCCGGGTGGGCTTCGTGGACGCGGAGGCCCTGATCCAGGGCCACCCCGACTTCAAAAAGGTCCAGGACGTCCAGGCCCAGGCCCGGAAGGAGCTCCAGCCCCTAGAAGACAAGCTCAAGCCCCTGGACCAGAAGGTGAAGACGGGGACGGCCAGCGCCAAGGAGCAGCAGGACTACCAGACCCTTCTCCAGACCTACCAGACCGCCCTTAAGAAGTGGCAGGACCGGCAGGCCCAGGCCCTCAAGCCTATCACCGAGGAGATAGACCAGGCCATCGCCAAGGTGGCCAAGGCCCAGGGATTCAGCGTGGTGATGAGCAAGCAGGTGGCGGCCCAGTCCGGGCTGGTGGTCTACGCGGACGACGACACCGACCTGACCCAGGCGGTGCTCAAGGAGATCAGGAAGTAA
- a CDS encoding DsbA family protein, whose protein sequence is MQRILALVILVGLLGVFAFLFLKPRGNPNLDPAQGARLALGRPDAPVTVVDFSNYLCPHCRDHSEKVLPRLMAEYVETGKVRYVFRDFPFPGQANVVRAGEAAACAADQNRYLDYHQALFRDPSWGNLSGEALDRYLTGLAGQLGLDERAFGDCLASGKHRDEVLADQKLANDLGLTGTPSFFIAGERYTGYMDYARWKELLDKALGQ, encoded by the coding sequence ATGCAGCGCATCCTCGCCCTGGTCATCCTCGTCGGCCTCCTCGGGGTCTTCGCCTTCCTCTTTCTGAAGCCCCGGGGTAACCCCAACCTGGACCCGGCCCAGGGCGCCCGCCTAGCCCTGGGCCGGCCGGACGCCCCGGTGACGGTGGTGGACTTCTCCAACTACCTCTGCCCCCACTGCCGGGACCACTCGGAAAAGGTCCTTCCCCGCCTCATGGCGGAGTACGTGGAGACGGGGAAGGTGCGCTACGTCTTCCGCGACTTCCCCTTCCCGGGCCAGGCGAACGTGGTCCGGGCGGGCGAGGCCGCGGCCTGCGCCGCCGACCAGAACCGCTATCTGGACTACCACCAGGCCCTCTTCCGGGACCCGTCCTGGGGTAACCTCTCTGGGGAGGCCCTGGACCGGTACCTGACGGGCCTGGCGGGCCAGCTCGGCCTGGACGAACGGGCCTTCGGGGACTGCCTGGCCTCGGGAAAGCACCGGGACGAGGTCCTGGCCGACCAGAAGCTGGCGAACGACCTGGGCCTCACCGGGACCCCAAGCTTCTTCATCGCCGGGGAACGGTACACGGGCTACATGGACTACGCCCGCTGGAAGGAGCTTTTGGACAAGGCCCTGGGCCAGTAG